The genome window CGCGCCTGCGCCGCGGCGGGGATGAAGGTGGTGCCGCAGGGCGGCAACACCGGCCTGGTCGGCGGCGCGGTGGCGGACGACCGCGCGGTGATCGTGGCGATGGCGCGGATGAACCGGATCCGCGCGCTCAACCCCGAGGACTTCACGATGACGGTCGAGGCGGGCTGCGTGCTCGAGGACATCCGCGACGCGGCCGACGCGGCGGGCTGTCTGTTCGCGCTGTCGCTCGGCGCGCAGGGGAGCTGCCAGATCGGCGGCAACCTCGCCACCAACGTCGGCGGCATCAACACCCTGCGCTACGGCACCGCGCGCGACAACGTCCTCGGCCTCGAGGTGGTGCTGCCCGACGGCCGGGTCTGGAACGGCCTGCGGGCGCTGACCAAGGACAACACCGGCTATTCGCTGCGCAACCTGTTCGTCGGCTCCGAGGGCACCATCGGCATCGTCACCGCGGCGGTGCTCAAGCTCTATCCCAAGCCGGTCGCGACCGAGACCGCGTTCTGTGCCCTGCCCGATCTCGACGCGGCGCTGCCGCTGCTCGACCGCGCGCGGCGGATGAGCGGCGACACGATTTCGGCGTTCGAACTGATCTGTCGCGACGGCGTGCGGTTGTCGTCCACCTATCTTTCCGGGGTGAGCGATCCGCTCGACGCGCCGCATCCGTGGTACGCGCTGATCGAGTTCGCCTCCACCAGCGCGGTGGTGCCGCTGCGCGAGATCTTCGAGACGTTCCTCGAATCCGCGTTCGAGGACGGCGTGATCGTCGATGCGGTGGTCGCCGAGAGTCTCGACCAGCGCCGCAACCTCTGGCGCATCCGCGAGGAACTGCCGGAGGCGCAGAAGTACGAGGGCGGCTCGATCAAGCACGACGTCTCGGTGCCGGTGCGGTCGATCCCCGAATTCATCCGCCGCGCCACGCCGGCGGTGCAGGCGGTGGTGCCGGGGGCGCGGCCGGTGCCGTTCGGCCACATGGGCGACGGCAACATCCACTTCAACGTCTCCCAGCCTGCGGGCGCGGGGGTCGATGCCGGGGAATACCTTTCGCACTGGCACGCGATGAACGCGGTCGTCCACGACATCGTCACCGAACTCGGGGGGTCGTTCTCCGCCGAACACGGCGTCGGCCGTCTCAAGGTCGGGGACCTCGAACGGTATCGCTCGGCCGAGGAAGTCGACCTTCTGAAGCGCATCAAGACCGCGATCGATCCCGAGAATTTGATGAATCCGGGCGTGTTCTTCGCGGAATAGGGGTCACATCGTGTAGGCCGTCGGGCCGTCGCCGGTCTTCGGCGGCGTCGGCAGGTTGACGGCCGCCTTCACCCCCTCGCGCAGGGCGAGCGCCACCGCCTGGGTGCGGTTGGTGGCGCCGATCTTGCGGAAGACGTTGCGCAGGTGCGACTTGATGGTGATTTCGGTGAGACCGAGCACCTTGGCGATTTCCTTGTTCGACGCGCCGCCGACGAGCTGGGTGAGGATCTCGTATTCCCGGCGCGTCAGGCTCGCGAGCGGCGAGCGTTCGCCCGGCTGGTCGGCGGCGATCGCGGGCGCGGCGTCGGCCACCAGAACCTCGGCGGGGTAGTAGGGCACGCCGCAGAGGATCAGCCGCAGCGCGTGCAGCATCGCGGTGCCGTTCAGCGATTTCGGCAGATATCCGGCGACGCCGAGGCGCATCGCCTCGATCACGTCGGAGCGGGTGACCCAGCCGGTGACGATGACGATCCGCGCCTCGGGGAAGGCGCGGCGCAGACGCAGCACGCCGTCGGTGCCGTCCATGCCCGGCATCCGCAAGTCCAGCAAGACCAGATCCGGGGTTTCCGTCGCCAGGATTTCATGGGTGCTAGGATAATCGCAAGACTCGAAAATCGTGACGTCGTCGCTGATCTTCGACACGAAAGGTCTGAGACCGTCCCGCAGCAACGCATGATCGTCGGCGATCAGGACCTTCATCTTGAAGTCTCCTTGTTGGGTGAGGAGCGCGGACCGCGCAGCGGGACATCCATGACAGAATGATACTTTAGCATGAGTTGGGCAAGCGCGGGATGAACTCGGACCTCATGCGAGGCCGCGCAGGGTCGCCGCCAGTTCGCGCAGCGAAACCGGCTTGCGCAGCACCGCGTCGACCCCGCTTTCGAGTTCGGCGAGGGCTTCGCGGTCGCGCAGCGGTTGGCCGGTGACGACGACGATGGCGACGTGGGGGTATTCGGCGGAGGTTTCGGCGATCAGCTGGAAGCCGTCGCCGTCGGGCATCGACAGGTCGGTGACGAGGATGTCGACGTGCTCGGTTTCCAGCGCTTGCCGCGCCGCGCGGCCGCTCGCGGCGGTGAATACGCGGTGGCCGCCGCGTTCGAGGAACGCCTGGATCTCTTGGGTGGCGAGCGGCTCGTCGTCGGCGACGAGGATCGTCATCGGCGGCATCTCGCCCGTCGCGGCGGCGGGCGGCGGCGCGAGCGGCGCGGGCGGAGCGGCGGGCTCCGGCGGCCGGTCGGCGGGCGGCAGCAGGATGCGGAAGCGGCAGCCGCCCTCCGGCCGGTTTTCTGCCTCGATCCGCCCGCCCATGGCGGTGATCAGGCCGAGGCTGATCGACAGTCCGAGCCCGGTGCCGAGCCCCTCGGTCTTGCGGGTGAAGAACGGCTCGAACAGGTGCGGGAGGTCCGCGTCGCGCACGCCGGTGCCGGTGTCGGCCACCGCCACTTCCACCCAGGCGCGGCGGTCGCGGCCGGTCGCCGTGCCGAGGCCGACGTCGATCCGTCCCGGGCGCTCGCGGTCGAGGGTGCGGCGCTCGACGATCGCATCCACCGCGTTGCGCAAAAGGTTCACCAGAACCTGTTCGAGCTGGCGCTGGTGGCCGATCACGGCG of uncultured Alphaproteobacteria bacterium contains these proteins:
- a CDS encoding D-2-hydroxyglutarate dehydrogenase gives rise to the protein MGQDGFVDGLKAIVGAANVITDAAAMETYMNEERGLFHGRARAVVRPGSTAETAAVVRACAAAGMKVVPQGGNTGLVGGAVADDRAVIVAMARMNRIRALNPEDFTMTVEAGCVLEDIRDAADAAGCLFALSLGAQGSCQIGGNLATNVGGINTLRYGTARDNVLGLEVVLPDGRVWNGLRALTKDNTGYSLRNLFVGSEGTIGIVTAAVLKLYPKPVATETAFCALPDLDAALPLLDRARRMSGDTISAFELICRDGVRLSSTYLSGVSDPLDAPHPWYALIEFASTSAVVPLREIFETFLESAFEDGVIVDAVVAESLDQRRNLWRIREELPEAQKYEGGSIKHDVSVPVRSIPEFIRRATPAVQAVVPGARPVPFGHMGDGNIHFNVSQPAGAGVDAGEYLSHWHAMNAVVHDIVTELGGSFSAEHGVGRLKVGDLERYRSAEEVDLLKRIKTAIDPENLMNPGVFFAE
- a CDS encoding putative two-component DNA-binding response regulator (LuxR family) (Evidence 3 : Function proposed based on presence of conserved amino acid motif, structural feature or limited homology) is translated as MKVLIADDHALLRDGLRPFVSKISDDVTIFESCDYPSTHEILATETPDLVLLDLRMPGMDGTDGVLRLRRAFPEARIVIVTGWVTRSDVIEAMRLGVAGYLPKSLNGTAMLHALRLILCGVPYYPAEVLVADAAPAIAADQPGERSPLASLTRREYEILTQLVGGASNKEIAKVLGLTEITIKSHLRNVFRKIGATNRTQAVALALREGVKAAVNLPTPPKTGDGPTAYTM